AAGGGCACGTCGCAGCAGGCGCTCGATCTCCTGGTCAAGGACTGGACCAAGGTGTTCAAGGAGCAGGGCAAGGAAGTCGCCTCGCAATAGCCGGCGCCCGTACTCCACCTGAACTGGATTCCCCGAGGGCCGCCTCGGGGAATCCGAACCAGCCCAGCCCCGCCGATGGACACGATGACGACGATCCTGCAACCCGATCATGCTACGATCCCAGGCGTGAGCACGCCTGCCAAATCCCGCGCCGCCCGGCGCGTCCACGGCCTGTCGGACCGCGCCATCGCCTGGCTGTTCGTCGCGCCGACGATCGCGCTGCTGCTTGCGATCAACATCTTTCCGCTGATCTGGATGATCCGGCTGTCGTTCACCAACCTCAACCTCAGCATGTCCTATCTGCCGCTGCGGTTCGTCGGCCTCGACAATTTCAGGGACATCCTCGCCGACGAGGACGTCTGGTTCCGGCTGCAGACCACGGCGCAGTTCGTGATCTCGTCGGTGACGTTGCAGGTGGTCGTCGGCTTCGGCCTGGCGCTCCTGATCAACCGCCAGTTTCGCGGCCACAGCTTCTGGACCACGATCATCCTGCTGCCGATGATGCTGTCGCCGGCGGTGGTCGGCAATTTCTGGACGCTGCTGCTGCAGCCGCAGATCGGCCCGTTCAACCACCTGATCAGCCTGTTCACCGGCGTGCCGCCGAGCTCGTTCAGCATGACCGGGCAGGTGTCGCTGGCGCCGTGGACCATCGTGCTGGTCGATACCTGGATGTGGGCGCCCTACGTCATGCTGATCTGCCTCGCCGGGCTGCGCTCGATCCCCGATTACATCTATGAGGCCGCGGAAGTCGATCGCGCGTCGGCGTGGCGGCAGTTCTGGTCGATCACGCTGCCGATGACGGTGCCGTTCCTGATGCTCGCGGTGCTGTTCCGCGCGATCGAGAACTTCAAGATGTTCGACATGGTCAACCTCTTGACCTCGGGCGGGCCGGGCTCGACCACCGAGCTGGTGTCGATCTCGCTGAAGCGCGCGGCGTTCGAGAAGTGGCGCACCGGCTATTCCTCGGCGCTCGCCATCATCCTGTTCGTGACCGTGTTCGGCGCCGCCAACATCTACGTCAAGACGCTCAACAAGGTGAAGCAACGATGACCG
This Bradyrhizobium sp. CCBAU 53421 DNA region includes the following protein-coding sequences:
- a CDS encoding carbohydrate ABC transporter permease — translated: MDTMTTILQPDHATIPGVSTPAKSRAARRVHGLSDRAIAWLFVAPTIALLLAINIFPLIWMIRLSFTNLNLSMSYLPLRFVGLDNFRDILADEDVWFRLQTTAQFVISSVTLQVVVGFGLALLINRQFRGHSFWTTIILLPMMLSPAVVGNFWTLLLQPQIGPFNHLISLFTGVPPSSFSMTGQVSLAPWTIVLVDTWMWAPYVMLICLAGLRSIPDYIYEAAEVDRASAWRQFWSITLPMTVPFLMLAVLFRAIENFKMFDMVNLLTSGGPGSTTELVSISLKRAAFEKWRTGYSSALAIILFVTVFGAANIYVKTLNKVKQR